The window CGCAGAACATGTCAGAAAGCGGGGCTGAATCCGTATTTAATCGAAATAGCCAATATTCGCGAGCAGTGCTCCTGGGTGACCGAGAACAAGCAGATGGCGACGGAGAAGGCCAAAGCCCTGCTGAATGCCGCTGTAAAGCGGGTTTACTATCACCAACCTCTGGAAACCAGGAAGATACCGTTTAATCCCAATACTCTGATAGTAGGCGGCGGCATCGCCGGTATCAGAGCCGCGCTGGAAATCGCCGATTCCGGACACAAGGTCTATCTGGTCGAACGAAGCCCCAGTATCGGCGGACATATGATGCAACTGGACAAGACGTTCCCCACCCTGGACTGCTCGGCTTGCATCCTCACCCCAAAGATGACTGAAGCAGGAAATCATCCCTATATTGAGCTCATGAGCTACAGCGAGGTGGTAGAAGCTTCGGGTTACATCGGGAATTTCAGGATTAGAATTCGAAAAAAGGCACGGTATGTCAACGGCGACAGGTGTAACGGCTGTGGTTTGTGTCAGGAGAAATGCCCCTCGAAGGTCGATAGCGAGTTTGAGGCCGGCATGGGTAAGAGGAAGGCTATCTATACCCCGTTCCCCCAGGCCGTACCCAACATACCGGTCATCGACGCCGATCACTGCACCTATTTCCTGAAAGGTACCTGCCGTCTTTGTGAGGAGGTCTGTGAGGCGGGTGCGATCGATTTCGGGCAGGAAGATGAAATAGTCGAGGTGGAGGCAGGCTCAATAATCTTAGCCACCGGATACAGCGTGTTCGACCCTGTTGCCATCCACCAGTATGGCTACCGGCGACTGGATAACGTTATTACCAGCCTCGAGTTCGAGAGGCTGGTCAACTCATCCGGTCAGACGGGCGGCAATATAGTGCTGAAAGACGGCTCCGTCCCCCGGAGCATTGCTATCATTCAATGTGTGGGCAGTCGGGACAGGAACTACCATGATTACTGCTCCCGGGTGTGCTGTATGTACGCCCTTAAGTACGCCCACCTGATAAAAGAGAAAACCGGCGCCGAAGTGTATCAGTACTATATCGATATGCGCTGCTTCGGCAAGGGCTACGAGGAATTCTATGAGCGTATTGCCGGCGAAGGGGTCAGCTTCATACGCGGCAAGGTGGGTGAAGTTACCGACAGGGCCCTTAATGACGAGGAGAAGGGTAGACTGGTTGTGGTAGCCGAAGATACTCTGCTGGGATCGATGATAAGGGTGCCGGTGGATATGGTTATCCTGTGTACCGCTATGGAACCGCAGCAAGATGCTGAGGCCGTGGCCCGGCTCTTCAATATCAGCCGGAGTGCCGACGGCTTCTTTTTGGAGAGGCACCCCAAGCTGGATCCGGTAGCCACCAGCAGCGAGGGTATTTTTGTGGCCGGTTGCTGCCAGAGCCCCAAGGACATTCCCGATACCGTCGCTCAAGCCTCGGCAGCGGCGGCTCGCATTCTGTCCCTGATCAGTAAAGGTGAGGTAGAGATCGAGGCAGCTATCGCCAGCATTGATGAGAAGCTTTGCTCCGGATGCGGGATATGCGGATCCCTCTGCCCTTACAGTGCTATCTTGCTCGATGAGGAAAAGAAGTTTTACAAAGTAAATGAAGCCTTGTGTAAAGGCTGCGGCACGTGCGTTGCTGCCTGCCCTGTCAGCGCTATTACCGGCAGGCATTTTACCGCCGAGCAAATCATGGCTGAAATCGAGGGCCTGTTGATATGAGCTTCGAGCCCGTAATCACCGTTTTTATGTGTAACTGGTGCTCCTACCGCGGCGCTGACCTGGCAGGGACTTCCCGCATGAAATACGCCCCCAATGTTCGGCCGATAAGGGTTAAGTGCAGCGGCCGGGTGGAGCCGACCTTCATCGTGAAGGCACTTCAGGCCGGTGCCGACGGGGTGCTGGTCCTTGGT is drawn from Dehalococcoidales bacterium and contains these coding sequences:
- a CDS encoding CoB--CoM heterodisulfide reductase iron-sulfur subunit A family protein produces the protein MIVARDYVFMCSEPGQEMIGKDIRDLGLNRVVVAACSPIMHESTFRRTCQKAGLNPYLIEIANIREQCSWVTENKQMATEKAKALLNAAVKRVYYHQPLETRKIPFNPNTLIVGGGIAGIRAALEIADSGHKVYLVERSPSIGGHMMQLDKTFPTLDCSACILTPKMTEAGNHPYIELMSYSEVVEASGYIGNFRIRIRKKARYVNGDRCNGCGLCQEKCPSKVDSEFEAGMGKRKAIYTPFPQAVPNIPVIDADHCTYFLKGTCRLCEEVCEAGAIDFGQEDEIVEVEAGSIILATGYSVFDPVAIHQYGYRRLDNVITSLEFERLVNSSGQTGGNIVLKDGSVPRSIAIIQCVGSRDRNYHDYCSRVCCMYALKYAHLIKEKTGAEVYQYYIDMRCFGKGYEEFYERIAGEGVSFIRGKVGEVTDRALNDEEKGRLVVVAEDTLLGSMIRVPVDMVILCTAMEPQQDAEAVARLFNISRSADGFFLERHPKLDPVATSSEGIFVAGCCQSPKDIPDTVAQASAAAARILSLISKGEVEIEAAIASIDEKLCSGCGICGSLCPYSAILLDEEKKFYKVNEALCKGCGTCVAACPVSAITGRHFTAEQIMAEIEGLLI